One Marasmius oreades isolate 03SP1 chromosome 2, whole genome shotgun sequence DNA segment encodes these proteins:
- a CDS encoding uncharacterized protein (MEROPS:MER0005715) — protein sequence MKHSEKPRPGGPVTNTRTIIITLLLLLVGLTAGCLQDPFHVWDRVLGKSKSGASYFSKQSKHCADIPPISASEFDGRQRDLANALHATNASAYIAEPGASALYFTNVTTTQWKLTERPLLLIISPEVNAGSVLPKLTILAPQFEKSRASILPIPFDNIQFILWPEEQDPYQVLVDSIDLPEGSIYIDSATRFFIVDGLQKAYEKGQVLTAPPEVTKLRERKSSHEIDIMRCANEANLLTIRQVHKQLYIGIRESEAQSMIASALTEMGLENGACITLFGEDAALPHGGGTDKQLGVSDFALFDCTASLHGYWSDVTRTVALPDSQIPSDHQEIWKHVRSAQGAALAQAHEGVVAKSVDAAARKALAEFQLDGFLTHRLGHGIGLENHEAPYLNGGSEAVLTPGNCFSDEPGVYIEGEIGVRLEDCFCIDESGQPVLLTKGVGGQTSSPWSP from the exons ATGAAGCATTCTGAGAAACCGCGTCCTGGAGGTCCTGTAACGAATACTAGGACTATA ATCATCACGCTCCTTTTGCTACTCGTCGGATTGACTGCAGGGTGTTTGCAAGACCCATTTCATGTATGGGACCGTGTACTTGGCAAATCCAAGTCCGGCGCATCTTATTTCTCCAAACAGTCCAAGCACTGCGCTGACATCCCCCCAATTTCCGCAAGCGAATTTGATGGAAGGCAACGAGATCTAGCTAATGCTCTCCACGCCACCAACGCATCAGCTTACATCGCCGAGCCAGGAGCGAGTGCACTCTATTTCACAAATGTCACAACCACACAGTGGAAACTTACAGAGCGTCCACTTCTGCTCATAATATCACCAGAGGTCAACGCTGGGTCTGTGCTACCTAAATTGACCATCCTTGCTCCCCAGTTCGAGAAGTCTCGTGCAAGCATACTCCCCATACCCTTCGACAATATCCAGTTCATTCTATGGCCTGAAGAACAGGATCCCTACCAGGTTCTCGTAGATTCAATCGACCTCCCGGAGGGAAGCATATACATCGATAGCGCAACTCGGTTCTTTATTGTTGACGGGCTACAGAAGGCTTATGAGAAAGGCCAAGTGTTAACAGCTCCTCCTGAAGTCACCAAGCTGAGGGAGCGCAAATCATCTCATGAGATTGACATCATGAGGTGTGCAAATGAG GCAAACCTGCTGACTATCCGCCAAGTTCATAAGCAGTTGTACATCGGTATTCGAGAATCCGAGGCTCAGAGCATGATAGCATCTGCTTTGACCGAGATGGGATTGGAAAATGGAGCATGCATAACGTTGTTCGGAG AGGACGCAGCGTTACCCCATGGCGGCGGAACCGATAAGCAACTAGGCGTATCCGACTTTGCCTTGTTTGACTGCACTGCGTCTCTTCATGGTTATTGGAGTGATGTTACACGG ACTGTCGCGCTGCCCGATTCCCAGATCCCAAGCGACCATCAGGAGATCTGGAAACACGTGCGCTCTGCGCAGGGCGCAGCTCTTGCACAAGCTCATGAGGGTGTTGTCGCAAAATCGGTTGATGCAGCTGCCCGAAAAGCTCTGGCGGAATTCCAACTCGATGGTTTCCTCACTCATCGTCTTGGCCACG GGATCGGTCTAGAAAATCATGAAGCACCGTATCTCAACGGTGGGAGCGAGGCTGTTTTGACGCCGGGTAACTGTTTTTCAGACGAGCCTGGAGTTTACATTGAAGGAGAG ATTGGCGTTCGTCTAGAGGACTGCTTCTGCATTGACGAAAGCGGACAACCAGTCTTACTTACTAAAGGCGTGGGTGGTCAGACATCCAGTCCATGGTCCCCATGA